Proteins from a single region of Rhipicephalus sanguineus isolate Rsan-2018 chromosome 5, BIME_Rsan_1.4, whole genome shotgun sequence:
- the LOC119394689 gene encoding uncharacterized protein LOC119394689: MPTMPHCEQQEHRVSLHLWPALVGCLLHSSPRDMDQQASPGSLDFRDAPAREERHASGQAQESSTEQPRHSGHPVIFQVDLHPPSGHQNIGVWEARVPSARPPSSSVEECGATGSAAASTLSADWPSTESAGALPLSVYMACLSLDSCQVSSPRCRLEATCCCDSHGATAKSSPSDAGSRRASASGRTDGSATKASRSRCSLDEPSNYTLVLKPKALKPCAAVGSVHSVHSAHSACSTGAPFERPEIISRPGSTPSQVLGSSEEGRELLPQMPYSSPNSPIPFSTASRDTDTHVIKEEKSSSSCSNCRRSRSTTVESKKHLKSKKRKENSRAERCCSEEIGTRSNCDGIEELSGPIGKASLRHSLGSCLGARGQSVSRPVERASSSKRRFSFTLPNALLNVFRKGSSATPSVRNSSSQTDPYPEEVVRCSEKATSPYAVRALPPLPGNATVTLCDHFGRADAVSCASDDSDRKSLDYASSIEKVKDCGWYWGPISGETAERLLAHEPDGSFVVRDSSDEHYIFSLTFKLNGFVRHVRIEHDQDFVVVAASARHCTSGPPAL, from the exons ATGCCAACGATGCCTCACTGTGAACAACAGGAACACCGAGTCTCCCTTCACCTATGGCCTGCCCTGGTCGGTTGCCTTCTGCACAGCTCACCGCGTGACATGGACCAACAGGCTTCCCCGGGAAGCCTCGACTTCCGTGATGCACCCGCTCGGGAAGAACGCCATGCCAGCGGCCAGGCCCAAGAGAGCAGTACCGAACAACCGCGTCATTCCGGCCACCCCGTCATTTTTCAAGTTGACCTCCACCCACCTTCTGGCCATCAGAACATCGGAGTATGGGAAGCAAGGGTGCCGTCAGCCCGACCACCATCCTCGAGCGTCGAAGAGTGTGGCGCCACCGGAAGTGCTGCAGCTTCGACCTTGTCTGCCGATTGGCCGTCCACGGAAAGTGCAGGGGCATTGCCTCTGAGTGTCTACATGGCTTGCTTGTCTCTCGACTCATGCCAGGTCTCCAGTCCACGCTGCCGTCTCGAAGCCACGTGTTGCTGCGACTCACACGGTGCCACCGCAAAGTCATCGCCTTCCGATGCAGGCAGCCGCCGAGCATCCGCGTCGGGTCGAACCGACGGTTCGGCAACAAAAGCCTCCAGGTCACGCTGCTCCTTGGATGAGCCTTCCAACTACACGCTTGTCCTGAAGCCGAAAGCACTGAAGCCTTGTGCTGCGGTAGGATCCGTCCACTCTGTGCATTCTGCCCACTCGGCTTGTTCGACTGGGGCTCCATTCGAAAGGCCCGAAATTATCAGCCGTCCGGGGAGCACGCCGTCACAGGTACTCGGCTCGAGTGAAGAGGGCCGCGAGCTGCTGCCTCAGATGCCCTACAGCAGCCCAAACAGTCCCATTCCATTCTCAACAGCGTCGAGGGACACAGACACGCATGTGATTAAAGAAGAGAAATCCTCATCTTCGTGTAGCAACTGCCGCAGATCACGTTCCACCACCGTCGAGTCGAAGAAGCACCTTAAGagcaagaagagaaaagaaaactctCGCGCCGAGAGATGTTGCTCGGAGGAAATCGGTACACGCAGCAATTGTGATGGCATTGAAGAGCTGTCCGGGCCCATCGGAAAAGCGTCCTTGCGGCATTCGCTGGGCTCTTGCTTGGGTGCTAGAGGTCAGAGTGTGTCACGGCCTGTTGAAAGAGCATCATCATCAAAGAGGCGTTTTTCGTTCACTCTACCCAATGCGCTGCTGAATGTTTTCCGCAAGGGATCTAGTGCCACACCATCGGTGCGGAACAGTTCGAGCCAGACGGATCCCTATCCAGAGGAGGTGGTCCGATGCAGTGAGAAGGCGACCAGTCCATATGCCGTGCGGGCACTGCCTCCACTTCCAGGCAATGCCACCGTTACACTGTGTGACCACTTTGGCAGGGCCGACGCAGTCAGCTGTGCCTCAGATGATTCGGACAGGAAGAGCCTCGACTATGCATCAAGCATCGAgaaagttaaagat TGTGGTTGGTACTGGGGCCCCATCAGTGGAGAGACAGCTGAACGGCTGCTAGCACATGAACCGGATGGTTCATTTGTAGTGCGTGACAGCTCTGATGAGCACTACATCTTCAGTTTGACTTTCAAGCTCAACGGCTTTGTACGGCATGTGCGCATTGAACATGACCAAG ACTTCGTTGTCGTTGCCGCATCTGCACGCCACTGCACGTCAGGGCCACCTGCCCTATAG